One genomic region from Neoarius graeffei isolate fNeoGra1 chromosome 4, fNeoGra1.pri, whole genome shotgun sequence encodes:
- the nat8l2 gene encoding N-acetyltransferase 8-like 2 — protein sequence MGNVHVVIRRFQPSDFEAVKTIFQDGAQEHIIPLFTSAISQPLHITLTLCCCIVGYILSGESFGLALLAGASWIGLLFYCCYEFFMGYVRLKLCTDMRDITGFYIKNPDNCFWVAEAEVNGRSQIVGMVAVEGKKIPNRHGQKYGALFRMYVSSKCRNIGLGSRLGKVAVDFCRERGYSKVVLETSSVQRAAIALYIKMGFTLMETSTHDEVPWWIIRLSRVTILKMEKVL from the exons ATGGGAAATG TGCATGTCGTGATTAGGAGATTCCAGCCCTCAGActttgaagcagtgaaaacaataTTTCAAGATGGAGCCCAGGAGCACATTATTCCTTTATTCACCTCTGCAATTTCCCAGCCTCTCCACATTACTCTGACACTGTGCTGCTGTATTGTGGGCTATATACTGAGTGGAGAATCGTTTGGTCTGGCTCTGCTAGCTGGAGCATCCTGGATTGGTCTGTTGTTTTACTGCTGCTATGAGTTCTTCATGGGGTATGTCCGACTAAAGCTGTGCACAGACATGCGGGACATTACAGGCTTCTACATTAAAAACCCAGACAACTGCTTCTGGGTTGCAGAAGCTGAGGTCAACGGGCGATCCCAGATAGTTGGTATGGTGGCTGTAGAGGGTAAAAAAATTCCAAATAGACACGGGCAAAAGTACGGAGCACTTTTCCGAATGTATGTTTCTTCTAAGTGTCGTAACATTGGTCTCGGGTCACGCCTGGGGAAAGTAGCTGTGGACTTTTGTAGAGAACGCGGCTACTCAAAGGTTGTGCTTGAAACTAGCTCTGTTCAGAGGGCAGCTATCGCCCTTTACATTAAGATGGGCTTTACACTCATGGAAACCTCCACACACGATGAAGTTCCTTGGTGGATCATCAGGCTGAGCAGAGTTACCATTCTGAAAATGGAGAAAGTCCtttaa